A segment of the Brevundimonas sp. M20 genome:
CGAGAGCCAGCACCACGAACAGACCGATGGCCCATTTGGATTTGGCGAAGTTGCGGAACGCGGTGAGCATGATCAGTCCTGACGGATGAGCGGCGAGAATGGCCGCATCGGCCTATAGGGCGTGAGGGGCCAGCACGGCAAGACGATGACGCCGCTTCGCGTGTGGGGCATCTTGGCTTGTGCGTCAGGTCCGCCTAGACAGGCCCGCATGAAACAATCCGTGAAGTTGGTTGCCGGCAACTGGAAAATGAACGGTCTGGGCGCGAGCCTGGACGAGGTGGAGACCCTGAAGGCCGCGCTGGCCGAGGAGGCTTCGGCCTGTCGTGTGGCCCTGTGTCCGCCCGCGACGTTGGTTGAGCGCATGGCGGCGATCTGCGCCGGCGGCCCGGTTGAGGTCGGCGGGCAGGATTGCCGCGCGGAAGCTTCGGGGGCCTTCACCGGCGATATCGCGGCGTCGATGCTGAAGGACGCGGGCGCGACGCTGGTGATTCTCGGCCATTCCGAACGCCGTCAGGGCTACGGCGAGACCAATGCGCTTGTGCTTGCCAAGGCCGAGGCCGCGGTAGCCGCGGGTCTGTCGCCGATCATCTGCGTGGGGGAAACGCTTGCGCAGCGCGAGGCCGGACAGGCCGTCGAGGTGGTGCGTGAGCAGGTCATCCACTCCCTGCCGCTGGCGCTCGCCGGTCAGGCCTTCGCGGTCGCCTATGAACCGGTCTGGGCCATCGGCACGGGCCTTACGCCGACGCTGGAACAGATCGAGGAGGTCCACCGGGCCGTCCGCGCGGCGATGATAGAACGTCTGGGTCTGGGCGGTGCGGAGCAGCCGATCCTGTATGGCGGTTCGGTCAAGCCGGATAACGCCCGTGACATCCTGTCCACCCCGGAGGTCGGCGGCGCTCTCGTGGGCGGCGCCTCGCTGAAGGCGGCGGACTTCCTGCAGATCATCCGGGCGGCGTAATCCCCGACGCCTATTCCCTAGTTCACTGCTTGATGTTAGACGCCGCCGCTTGATCGGCGCGGGTCCGCGCCACACATATCGGCTGCCATGCTCCAGATCATTCTTCTCGTCGTCATGATCCTCGTCTCGATCGCGCTCGCCGCGGTGGTGCTGCTTCAGCGCTCAGAAGGCGGCGCGCTGGGCATGGGCGGCGGCCCTTCGGGCTTCATGACCGCGCGCGGCGCGGGCAACCTGCTGACCAAGACCACCTGGGTCCTGGCCGCTATGTTCTTCATCTGCGCCCTGTCGCTGACGATCCTGGGCAATGTCGAGCGGTCGAACCAGTCGATCGTGGATGCTGACGCCATCGGCGATCTGGCGACCCCGCCGCCGTCGGGCCAGCAGCAGGCTCCGGCCGATCAGCCCGCGGCCCCGGCGCAGCCGGCCGCCCCGTCGTTGCAGGACCTGGAATCCAGCCTGACGTCGGCCCCCGCGCCGGCTCCGGCCCAGCCCGCTCCGGCTCAATAAGGATGGGCGGGGACTTTATCCCCGCCTTCCTCTCCCGCCCTCAAAGTCTTCGCAGTTCACCGCTCGAATCAGCGGTAAGGTGACCCCCCATGGCCCGTTACGTGTTCATCACTGGCGGCGTGGTTTCCTCATTGGGAAAAGGCCTCGCTTCCGCCGCTCTCGGCGCGCTTCTGCAAGCGCGCGGCTACAAGGTTCGCCTTCGTAAGCTCGACCCCTATCTGAACGTCGATCCGGGCACGATGAGCCCGTATCAGCACGGAGAGGTCTTCGTGACCGACGACGGGGCCGAGACCGACCTCGATCTGGGCCACTACGAGCGCTTCACCGGCGTCTCGGCGGCGAAGTCGGACAACATCACGACCGGGCGCATCTATTCGACGATCCTCGAGAAGGAGCGTCGTGGCGACTATCTGGGTGCGACTGTGCAGGTGATCCCTCACGTCACCGACCAGATCAAATCCTTTTGCCTGAGCCAGGCCCTGACCGATGACGGCGAGGACGTGGACTTCGTGCTGGTCGAGATCGGCGGCACCGTCGGGGATATCGAGGGCCTGCCGTTCTTCGAAGCCATCCGTCAGCTGGGTCAGGACCTGCCACGCGGCCAGAGCTGCTTCGTCCATCTGACGCTGCTGCCGTTCATCAAGACGGCGGGGGAGATGAAGACCAAGCCGACCCAGCACTCGGTCAAGGAACTGCGCTCCATCGGGATCCAGCCGGACATCCTGCTGTGCCGTTGTGAGCAACCCATTCCGGCGGACGAGAAGCGCAAGATCGGCCTGTTCTGCAACGTGCGCGAAAGCGGCGTGATCCAGGCGATGGACTCGGCCGACATCTACGCCGTGCCGCTGGACTATCACCGCGAGGGGCTGGATACGGAGGTGCTGGCCCATTTCGGCATAACCGACGCGCCGGAACCGGATCTCTCACGCTGGACCGATATCGTTGACCGCCGTCTGAACCCGGACGGCGAGGTCACCGTGGCCGTGGTCGGCAAGTACACGGTCCTGAAGGATGCCTATAAATCCCTGATTGAGGCCCTGCACCACGGCGGCGTCGCCAATCGGGTGAAGGTCAATATCGACTGGGTCGAGGCCGGCACCTTCGAGGGCGACCGCGAGGCCTGCAACGCGCGCCTTCAGGACGCCCATGCCATTCTGGTGCCCGGCGGCTTCGGCGAGCGGGGTTCGGAAGGCAAGATCGAAGCAGCCCGCTTTGCTCGTGAGAACCGCATCCCGTACTTCGGCATC
Coding sequences within it:
- the tpiA gene encoding triose-phosphate isomerase, with protein sequence MKQSVKLVAGNWKMNGLGASLDEVETLKAALAEEASACRVALCPPATLVERMAAICAGGPVEVGGQDCRAEASGAFTGDIAASMLKDAGATLVILGHSERRQGYGETNALVLAKAEAAVAAGLSPIICVGETLAQREAGQAVEVVREQVIHSLPLALAGQAFAVAYEPVWAIGTGLTPTLEQIEEVHRAVRAAMIERLGLGGAEQPILYGGSVKPDNARDILSTPEVGGALVGGASLKAADFLQIIRAA
- the secG gene encoding preprotein translocase subunit SecG — its product is MLQIILLVVMILVSIALAAVVLLQRSEGGALGMGGGPSGFMTARGAGNLLTKTTWVLAAMFFICALSLTILGNVERSNQSIVDADAIGDLATPPPSGQQQAPADQPAAPAQPAAPSLQDLESSLTSAPAPAPAQPAPAQ
- a CDS encoding CTP synthase; translation: MARYVFITGGVVSSLGKGLASAALGALLQARGYKVRLRKLDPYLNVDPGTMSPYQHGEVFVTDDGAETDLDLGHYERFTGVSAAKSDNITTGRIYSTILEKERRGDYLGATVQVIPHVTDQIKSFCLSQALTDDGEDVDFVLVEIGGTVGDIEGLPFFEAIRQLGQDLPRGQSCFVHLTLLPFIKTAGEMKTKPTQHSVKELRSIGIQPDILLCRCEQPIPADEKRKIGLFCNVRESGVIQAMDSADIYAVPLDYHREGLDTEVLAHFGITDAPEPDLSRWTDIVDRRLNPDGEVTVAVVGKYTVLKDAYKSLIEALHHGGVANRVKVNIDWVEAGTFEGDREACNARLQDAHAILVPGGFGERGSEGKIEAARFARENRIPYFGICFGMQMAVIEAARNLAGYPKASSTEFGPTDEPVVGLMTEWTQGNQRVLRQQGGDLGGTMRLGAYESTLKAGSKIAEMYGSTTISERHRHRYEVNINYREAVEEKGGLIFAGLSPDGVLPETVERADHPWFIGVQYHPELKSRPFAPHPLFAGFIAAALVQSRLV